A DNA window from Altererythrobacter sp. B11 contains the following coding sequences:
- a CDS encoding alpha/beta hydrolase, with the protein MQNIVAAALALLALLPLPAFAAPSSQVSATDPSDSALNVRIERRIVHSPAVAGNLLNTSADREVYIALPPSYDAQPKRRYPVVYALHGFSTDARRWMEKLQTQAGLGRAFASGAAELIVVFPDASNQYGGSFYGRSVVTGDFETFVADELPAFIDENYRTIARPAARGLMGHSMGGYGVARIAMMRPGRFGALYMMSPCCLAPLGVQGLTQEEVHYIHALKSPEQAVGLPFKYAGPLATAAAFSPNPAKPPLFVDLPVTDAGDLRQDVMAKRDANAPLAFLDQYVAALRTYRAIGIDVGDADSIVPAATELHESLDRYVISNTFEVYSGDHTNRVAERFGAVVIPFLARSLAE; encoded by the coding sequence ATGCAGAACATCGTCGCTGCTGCTTTGGCGCTGCTCGCCCTGCTGCCGTTGCCGGCCTTCGCCGCTCCCTCTTCGCAAGTGTCTGCAACTGACCCGTCCGATTCCGCTCTCAATGTGCGGATTGAGCGGCGCATCGTGCACTCACCGGCTGTCGCTGGCAATTTGCTGAACACCTCGGCGGATCGGGAGGTCTACATTGCCCTGCCGCCAAGCTATGACGCGCAGCCAAAGCGCAGGTATCCGGTGGTCTACGCCCTGCACGGGTTCTCCACCGATGCCCGGCGCTGGATGGAAAAGCTGCAGACCCAGGCGGGGCTGGGCCGAGCCTTCGCGAGCGGGGCCGCCGAACTGATCGTCGTCTTTCCGGACGCCAGTAATCAATATGGCGGATCCTTTTATGGTCGATCCGTCGTCACCGGCGATTTCGAAACCTTCGTTGCCGATGAGCTCCCGGCATTCATCGATGAGAATTACCGCACCATTGCCCGCCCGGCAGCGCGCGGCCTGATGGGGCATTCCATGGGCGGCTATGGCGTGGCGCGCATCGCGATGATGCGTCCGGGGCGGTTCGGCGCCCTCTATATGATGTCGCCTTGCTGCCTCGCTCCCCTTGGCGTCCAGGGGCTGACGCAGGAAGAGGTGCATTACATCCACGCGCTGAAATCCCCGGAGCAAGCAGTAGGCCTGCCGTTCAAATATGCAGGCCCCCTTGCCACGGCGGCAGCATTCTCGCCCAATCCCGCGAAGCCACCTCTGTTTGTCGACCTGCCCGTCACCGACGCGGGGGATTTGCGCCAGGATGTGATGGCAAAGCGGGATGCGAACGCACCGCTTGCCTTTCTGGATCAGTATGTCGCGGCGCTGAGGACCTACCGCGCGATCGGCATCGATGTCGGCGATGCCGATTCCATTGTCCCCGCCGCCACAGAGCTGCATGAAAGCCTAGACCGCTATGTCATATCGAATACGTTCGAAGTTTATTCGGGCGACCACACCAACAGAGTGGCGGAACGCTTTGGCGCAGTGGTGATACCATTTCTCGCTCGTTCTCTGGCTGAATAG
- a CDS encoding PepSY-associated TM helix domain-containing protein: MTPATLRRWSKIHSWTSLFCTLFLLMLCLTGLPLIFHDDIDSLTGAHLQEQWDDAALVPLDAAVDAALTLRPGEVPIYLSFDIDRPVVNITSGVSADVSESGMTFQPIDRRGAVQASGGEHGGVMDLLLQMHSDMFLGQGGMLFIGLIGLLFVAALVSGIVLYAPFARRAGFARVRRDKSARTRWLDWHNLIGGVTLAWAAVVGLTGAINTLSDPITAWWRADALVGLTKGDGQTIAPYRSGMVGRAVANAMRAAPGMRPQFVAFPGAAFSSRDHYAVFLQGGTPLTEKLLTPVMIDAHTGDVDGIAPMPWYMKGLLLAQPLHFGDYGGLVMKLLWALLDIVTLVVIASGLYIWLKRIAPNSGRRTPTAA; the protein is encoded by the coding sequence ATGACACCTGCCACGCTTCGCCGCTGGAGCAAGATCCACAGCTGGACAAGCCTCTTTTGTACGCTGTTCCTGTTGATGCTGTGCCTGACCGGGCTACCGCTGATCTTTCACGACGATATCGACAGCCTGACAGGCGCACATCTCCAGGAGCAGTGGGACGATGCGGCGCTGGTCCCGCTCGATGCGGCTGTTGACGCGGCGCTAACTTTGCGGCCCGGTGAAGTGCCGATCTACCTAAGCTTCGATATCGACCGGCCGGTGGTGAATATCACCAGCGGCGTTAGCGCCGATGTTAGTGAGAGCGGCATGACGTTCCAGCCGATTGATCGCCGCGGTGCGGTGCAGGCGAGCGGGGGCGAGCATGGCGGCGTGATGGATCTGCTGCTGCAGATGCACTCGGACATGTTCCTGGGGCAGGGCGGCATGCTGTTTATCGGCCTCATCGGGCTACTGTTCGTCGCCGCGCTTGTCTCGGGTATCGTGCTCTATGCGCCCTTCGCCCGCCGGGCCGGCTTTGCCAGAGTGCGCAGGGACAAGAGCGCGCGCACGCGGTGGCTCGACTGGCACAATCTTATCGGAGGCGTCACGCTCGCCTGGGCGGCGGTGGTCGGTCTGACGGGTGCGATCAACACTCTTTCCGACCCGATCACCGCTTGGTGGCGCGCTGATGCACTGGTCGGACTGACCAAAGGCGACGGGCAGACGATCGCTCCCTATCGTTCCGGTATGGTCGGCAGGGCGGTTGCCAATGCAATGCGGGCGGCGCCCGGCATGCGCCCCCAGTTCGTGGCCTTTCCGGGCGCGGCATTTTCGAGCCGCGACCATTATGCCGTGTTCTTGCAAGGGGGGACGCCCCTGACCGAAAAGTTGCTGACACCCGTTATGATCGATGCCCACACAGGGGACGTGGACGGGATCGCCCCGATGCCCTGGTATATGAAAGGTCTGCTGCTCGCCCAGCCATTGCATTTCGGCGATTACGGCGGGTTGGTGATGAAGCTGCTTTGGGCACTGCTCGACATCGTCACGCTCGTCGTGATTGCAAGCGGCCTGTATATTTGGCTTAAGCGTATTGCGCCGAATTCCGGCCGTCGAACGCCCACGGCAGCGTGA